In Falco biarmicus isolate bFalBia1 chromosome 5, bFalBia1.pri, whole genome shotgun sequence, a single genomic region encodes these proteins:
- the RPL3 gene encoding 60S ribosomal protein L3, producing the protein MSHRKFSAPRHGSLGFLPRKRSSRHRGKVKSFPKDDPSKPVHLTAFLGYKAGMTHIVREVDRPGSKVNKKEVVEAVTIIETPPMVIVGIVGYVQTPRGLRSFKTVFAEHISDECKRRFYKNWHKSKKKAFTKYCKKWQDEEGKKQLEKDFNSMKKYCQVIRVMAHTQMRLLPLRQKKSHLMEIQVNGGTVAEKVDWAREKLEQQVSVSTVFGQDEMIDVIGVTKGKGYKGVTSRWHTKKLPRKTHRGLRKVACIGAWHPARVAFSVARAGQKGYHHRTEINKKIYKIGQGYQIKDGKLIKNNASTDYDLSDKSINPLGGFVHYGEVTNDFIMLKGCVVGTKKRVLTLRKSLLVQTKRRALEKIDLKFIDTTSKFGHGRFQTAEEKKAFMGPLKKDRIAKEETA; encoded by the exons atg TCTCACCGCAAGTTCTCAGCTCCAAGACATGGGTCTTTGGGCTTCCTGCCGCGTAAGCGCAGTAGCAGGCACAGGGGCAAGGTGAAGAGCTTTCCTAAAGATGACCCCAGCAAGCCTGTCCATCTCACTGCCTTCTTGGGGTACAAAGCTGGCATGACCCACATTGTCCGTGAAGTTGACAGACCTGGATCCA AGGTGAACAAGAAGGAGGTGGTAGAGGCAGTCACTATAATAGAGACTCCTCCTATGGTCATTGTGGGCATCGTGGGATATGTGCAGACTCCTCGTGGTCTCCGTAGCTTCAAGACCGTCTTTGCTGAGCACATCAGCGATGAGTGTAAGCGTCGCTTCTACAAGAACTG GCACAAGTCCAAGAAGAAGGCCTTCACCAAATACTGCAAGAAATGGCAAGATGAGGAGGGCAAAAAGCAGTTGGAGAAAGATTTCAATAGCATGAAGAAATACTGCCAGGTTATTAGAGTCATGGCTCACACTCAG ATGCGTTTGCTTCCCCTGAGGCAGAAGAAGTCTCACCTGATGGAGATCCAGGTGAATGGTGGCACTGTTGCTGAGAAAGTTGATTGGGCCCGGGAGAAGTTGGAACAGCAGGTGTCTGTGTCAACTGTCTTTGGCCAGGATGAGATGATAGATGTCATTGGAGTCACCAAGGGCAAGGGATATAAAG GTGTTACCAGCCGTTGGCACACAAAAAAACTGCCCCGCAAGACTCACAGGGGTCTGCGCAAAGTGGCCTGCATCGGTGCATGGCACCCTGCTCGTGTGGCTTTCTCTGTGGCCCGGGCTGGTCAGAAGGGGTATCACCACCGGACTGAAATCAATAAGAAG ATCTACAAGATTGGCCAGGGTTACCAAATAAAGGATGGAAAGCTGATCAAAAACAATGCATCAACTGATTATGACTTGTCTGACAAAAGCATTAACCCTCTG GGAGGCTTTGTCCACTACGGCGAGGTGACCAATGACTTCATCATGCTGAAAGGCTGTGTTGTTGGGACCAAGAAGAGGGTCCTAACCCTGCGCAAG TCCCTGCTTGTGCAGACCAAGCGCCGGGCCCTGGAGAAGATTGACTTGAAGTTCATTGACACGACCTCCAAATTTGGTCATGGCCGCTTCCAGACAGCTGAGGAGAAGAAGGCTTTCATG ggaccTCTCAAGAAAGATCGTATTGCAAAAGAGGAGACAGCTTAA